A portion of the Acidobacteriaceae bacterium genome contains these proteins:
- a CDS encoding efflux transporter outer membrane subunit, translating to MKIIKKSSKLRNARILSIFAASALLAGCRVGAKYVRPNMPAPPAESYKENSAGTVDAQHNGWKQANPSDAMLRGKWWEVFQDPQLNALEERLNVNDQNIKIYFENYMAARALVRNARASLFPTVTVGPSVNAQGTGSSSTARLSTSTSSESYELSGSVSWEPDLFGSIRNTVLADKNAAQVSAAELADETLSEQSSLAQYYFELRGEDSLQSLYSETVAQYKESLRITQSLSRTGIDSEQDVAQAEATLRAAEASAVAISTTRAQYEHAIALLLGESASTFSLKPSPLVVKVPYVPTGVPSQLLERRPDIASAERTVAEYNALIGVYKAAYYPTVSLTGSGGTQSSSVSELLNVSALFWSLGASATETLMDFGARKANVQRYEALYRSNVASYRETVLTAFKEVEDYLVANRQLADQSSKEQRAVEASSRYANLANVRYSKGIDPYLDVITAETSLLNSKQALVQLQTQQMTSAVQLIAALGGGWDASQLPSESATAAK from the coding sequence ATGAAGATCATCAAAAAAAGTAGTAAATTGCGGAATGCTCGCATCCTATCCATCTTTGCAGCCAGCGCGCTGCTTGCAGGTTGCCGTGTGGGGGCCAAATACGTACGCCCAAACATGCCTGCGCCTCCTGCAGAGAGTTACAAAGAAAATAGTGCGGGCACTGTAGATGCTCAGCATAATGGCTGGAAGCAGGCTAATCCATCGGATGCCATGCTTCGCGGGAAGTGGTGGGAAGTATTTCAGGATCCGCAACTCAACGCCCTTGAAGAGCGCTTAAATGTTAATGATCAGAATATAAAAATCTATTTTGAAAATTACATGGCTGCACGTGCCTTAGTCCGAAATGCGAGAGCATCGCTGTTTCCCACCGTGACCGTTGGTCCAAGCGTCAATGCGCAAGGGACAGGATCTTCGTCGACCGCTCGTCTCTCTACCAGTACTTCTAGTGAGAGCTATGAGCTCAGTGGCTCCGTGTCTTGGGAGCCTGATCTCTTCGGCTCTATTAGAAATACAGTGCTTGCGGATAAGAACGCAGCCCAGGTGTCCGCGGCCGAACTCGCTGATGAAACGCTTAGCGAGCAATCATCGCTTGCACAGTACTACTTTGAACTTCGTGGAGAGGACTCTCTGCAAAGTCTCTATAGCGAGACCGTGGCACAGTACAAAGAATCGCTTCGTATTACTCAATCGCTGTCCAGAACGGGTATTGATTCTGAACAGGATGTTGCGCAGGCTGAAGCAACATTACGAGCGGCTGAGGCCAGTGCTGTAGCCATTTCCACGACACGCGCTCAGTACGAGCACGCTATAGCGCTTTTACTGGGAGAATCTGCTTCCACCTTCAGTCTCAAGCCCTCGCCCCTAGTAGTGAAAGTTCCCTATGTTCCTACAGGAGTGCCGTCGCAGTTGCTTGAACGCCGACCGGATATTGCCTCTGCAGAGAGAACCGTTGCGGAGTACAACGCTTTGATTGGAGTCTATAAAGCGGCATACTATCCGACCGTATCTCTTACAGGGAGCGGTGGCACTCAGTCGTCTAGCGTGTCTGAGTTATTAAATGTAAGCGCGCTCTTCTGGTCGTTAGGTGCCAGCGCTACGGAAACCCTTATGGACTTTGGCGCGCGTAAAGCTAACGTACAGCGCTATGAGGCGTTGTATCGTTCGAACGTCGCTTCTTACCGGGAAACGGTCCTTACCGCTTTTAAAGAAGTCGAGGACTATCTCGTAGCAAACAGACAGTTAGCTGATCAAAGCTCGAAGGAACAAAGGGCTGTGGAGGCATCGTCCCGTTACGCCAATCTTGCCAATGTGCGCTACAGCAAAGGGATAGATCCGTATCTGGACGTTATTACCGCTGAAACTAGCCTGCTGAACAGCAAGCAGGCGCTAGTACAGCTTCAGACCCAGCAAATGACATCGGCGGTACAGCTCATAGCTGCTCTGGGCGGTGGCTGGGATGCCAGCCAGCTGCCAAGCGAGTCTGCAACTGCTGCGAAGTAG
- a CDS encoding BON domain-containing protein — MTIRANVLAGAILVSAVAASGAQTKTNVPDAQVEASVLKALAGAPELSSQNIQTSTTYGVVTLSGNVHDEAMRSKAENLVARVEGVKKVVDEMALGDTPAANGDTAAAANAPSVPVDAQGQPLQSQADGSYAPEPPQQDADAGYATTPSTDPAYSSGYPEQPAGAPPVRRPLDNGGPNGYYNGAPQGPQAGQVAGRPVTVPPGALLQVRIDRGIDSNHIAPGTPFSGMVLNDVIGSNAVAIPRGAQVNGVVIDAKKTKELSGKGQLALQVNSVVLGGQVYPLQTTVWYRIGRDKTGSTVGHAIGLGAVGALFGAAIGGGAGAAIGAGVGATAGVAASAASGGGRVLVAPEAILTFHTDAPAEVRTVSQAEMQRLSYAAGPMRRQGPPPGYYRRGYYSPYPY, encoded by the coding sequence ATGACGATTCGGGCAAACGTTCTCGCGGGAGCCATTCTGGTTTCGGCTGTTGCAGCTTCAGGGGCACAGACCAAGACCAATGTGCCGGACGCGCAGGTCGAGGCCAGCGTATTGAAAGCACTGGCTGGAGCGCCGGAGCTTTCTTCGCAAAACATTCAAACGTCGACAACTTATGGCGTCGTAACGCTTTCAGGCAACGTTCATGACGAAGCCATGCGCAGCAAGGCGGAAAACCTTGTCGCTCGCGTCGAAGGCGTAAAAAAAGTTGTGGACGAAATGGCGCTTGGCGACACGCCAGCGGCTAATGGCGATACAGCCGCTGCTGCGAACGCGCCGTCCGTGCCGGTTGATGCACAGGGACAGCCGCTGCAGTCTCAGGCCGATGGCAGCTACGCGCCTGAGCCTCCGCAGCAGGATGCGGACGCTGGCTACGCTACCACTCCGTCGACGGATCCGGCGTACTCCAGTGGATACCCCGAGCAGCCTGCAGGCGCTCCTCCCGTTCGCCGTCCTCTCGACAACGGAGGCCCCAACGGCTACTACAACGGTGCCCCCCAAGGGCCGCAAGCGGGGCAGGTCGCTGGTCGACCGGTCACCGTTCCTCCTGGAGCCCTGCTTCAGGTGCGCATCGATCGTGGCATCGACTCGAACCACATCGCCCCGGGCACGCCATTCAGCGGTATGGTGCTCAACGACGTGATCGGTTCGAACGCTGTCGCTATCCCGCGTGGAGCCCAGGTGAATGGCGTCGTTATCGACGCCAAAAAGACCAAGGAACTCTCCGGCAAGGGGCAACTCGCATTGCAGGTGAATAGTGTTGTTCTTGGTGGGCAGGTTTATCCCCTGCAAACCACAGTCTGGTATCGCATCGGCCGCGACAAAACCGGCAGCACGGTCGGGCACGCGATCGGTCTGGGCGCTGTCGGCGCTCTCTTTGGTGCCGCCATCGGCGGCGGGGCCGGTGCCGCCATCGGCGCAGGCGTCGGTGCGACGGCCGGTGTGGCTGCTTCGGCTGCCTCAGGTGGTGGTCGGGTGCTTGTCGCTCCCGAGGCTATTCTTACCTTCCACACGGATGCCCCCGCGGAGGTACGCACTGTCTCGCAGGCTGAGATGCAGCGCCTTTCGTATGCCGCAGGCCCCATGCGTCGTCAGGGCCCTCCTCCGGGCTACTACCGCCGGGGATACTACTCTCCCTACCCCTACTAA
- a CDS encoding peptidylprolyl isomerase, whose amino-acid sequence MIRTLQKDNGIIKAIWWFIIGAAIVTMVITLVPGIFDNSEANDTTVFATVRSPGFLSRLTGDSTPIRNADIDREVQQQMRRQNLPSFYAQFLASRVGQQQVERAVLVREANHLGLQVSDDDLARELRKGVFAQYLFPNGQFIGQQKYMDFVQTYFNISVADFETEVKQDLEIQRLQALVTGGITVSDAAVRTAYLKQGTKIQFDYASLSADDIKKTINPSDSDLQAFFKQNATRYATAVPEQRKLQLISFSTADAPNSKQAPTEGEIQGYYNAHKDQYKVQEQVQTRHILISSPKTADSKTDAAAKAKAEDVLKQLKAGGNFAELAKKYSEDPGSKDKGGELPMIPTSSLDPAYAKAAMALNPGQTSDLVRSQFGYHIIQTIAKDTAHDKPLSEVHDQIAEQLTNQKAAAAAQTYAAQLSAEAKSKGLAETATAHNLHLVSTDYIGQDGVIGTLADSTSVLKAAFGATKGAAPQVASTGEGYAVFQVLDVKAAHAPDFADWKLHILDDYKDQKTPELLNQQLIKLSDRAKALGDLKKAAAEMHLDVKSSDLVGRDGQVQGVGSMGGAAAVAFDLTKGAISGPINNGSDGAVLQLTDKQQPTDADIAKNFQATKDKVLSEKQQEAFGIFAGTAMQRYEKAGAIIYSKKQAPSSPFGN is encoded by the coding sequence ATGATCCGCACACTGCAGAAAGACAACGGCATCATCAAAGCAATTTGGTGGTTCATTATTGGCGCAGCCATCGTCACCATGGTCATCACGCTGGTACCCGGCATTTTCGACAACAGCGAAGCCAATGACACTACGGTATTTGCGACGGTTCGCTCTCCGGGCTTTTTGTCCCGCCTCACCGGGGACTCCACGCCGATCCGCAACGCGGACATCGATCGTGAAGTGCAGCAGCAGATGCGTCGCCAGAACCTGCCCAGTTTCTACGCGCAATTCCTCGCTTCGCGTGTAGGCCAACAGCAGGTGGAGCGTGCCGTACTCGTTCGCGAAGCCAACCATCTCGGCCTCCAGGTCTCCGACGACGATCTCGCCCGCGAGCTTCGCAAGGGCGTTTTCGCGCAGTATCTCTTCCCGAACGGCCAGTTCATCGGCCAGCAGAAGTACATGGACTTCGTCCAGACCTACTTCAACATCTCGGTCGCTGACTTTGAGACTGAAGTGAAGCAGGATCTTGAAATCCAGCGTCTTCAGGCTCTCGTCACCGGCGGCATCACTGTCTCCGACGCAGCCGTTCGCACCGCGTACCTGAAGCAGGGAACGAAGATCCAGTTCGACTACGCTTCGCTCTCGGCAGACGACATCAAGAAGACGATCAACCCGTCTGACTCGGATCTGCAGGCGTTCTTCAAGCAGAACGCTACGCGTTATGCGACCGCGGTTCCTGAGCAGCGCAAGCTGCAACTCATCTCCTTCTCGACCGCCGATGCTCCGAACTCGAAGCAGGCGCCCACGGAAGGCGAGATTCAGGGCTACTACAACGCTCACAAGGACCAGTACAAGGTGCAGGAGCAGGTGCAGACGCGCCACATCCTCATCTCGTCCCCCAAGACCGCTGACAGCAAGACCGATGCCGCCGCCAAGGCGAAGGCTGAGGATGTGCTGAAGCAGTTGAAGGCTGGCGGGAACTTCGCTGAGCTTGCCAAGAAGTACTCGGAAGATCCGGGCTCGAAGGACAAGGGCGGCGAACTGCCCATGATCCCGACCAGCTCGCTCGATCCGGCGTACGCCAAGGCAGCGATGGCCCTGAACCCCGGCCAGACGTCTGATCTCGTCCGCTCGCAGTTCGGTTACCACATCATCCAGACGATCGCGAAGGATACGGCGCACGACAAGCCCCTTAGCGAAGTCCATGACCAGATCGCCGAGCAGCTGACCAACCAGAAGGCTGCAGCGGCTGCCCAGACGTACGCGGCTCAGCTCTCGGCTGAAGCCAAGTCCAAGGGGCTGGCAGAGACTGCTACGGCGCACAACCTGCACCTCGTCTCGACCGACTATATCGGCCAGGATGGTGTGATCGGAACGCTGGCGGATTCGACCAGCGTGCTGAAGGCAGCGTTTGGCGCGACCAAGGGCGCAGCCCCGCAGGTTGCTTCGACCGGTGAAGGCTATGCTGTTTTCCAGGTGCTTGACGTCAAGGCAGCGCATGCTCCTGACTTTGCCGACTGGAAGTTGCACATCCTCGACGATTACAAGGACCAGAAGACACCTGAGCTTCTCAACCAGCAGCTCATCAAGCTCTCCGACCGCGCAAAGGCGCTCGGCGATCTGAAGAAGGCCGCTGCTGAGATGCACCTTGACGTCAAGAGCTCCGACCTCGTCGGCCGCGATGGCCAGGTGCAGGGCGTTGGTTCCATGGGCGGCGCCGCTGCGGTTGCCTTCGATCTGACGAAGGGCGCTATCTCCGGACCGATCAACAACGGTTCTGACGGCGCTGTTCTTCAGCTCACCGACAAGCAGCAGCCCACTGATGCGGACATCGCAAAGAACTTCCAGGCCACCAAGGACAAGGTTCTGAGCGAGAAACAGCAGGAAGCTTTCGGCATCTTTGCAGGAACGGCTATGCAGCGCTACGAAAAGGCTGGAGCCATCATTTACTCGAAGAAGCAGGCTCCCAGCAGCCCGTTCGGCAACTAG
- the malQ gene encoding 4-alpha-glucanotransferase, whose translation MTPERVSGVLCHITSLPSYGGVGDFGPAAYEFVDFLATSKQRLWQVLPLSPTGYGSSPYSALSAFAGNYQLISLEHLVRDGYLTFDRIEGLPGHDGDCDFGAAFERKLPLIEEAASNFLDHASEEARHCFQRFTQDNISWLTDYAMFSVLRRRFGYKSWNEWPDEFCLRKADSLTQLMNDSSRELAVEQVIQYFFDEQWSALRRYCAQKDVRILGDVAIFVSYDSADVWTHPEIFELDEKRNPTRVSGVPPDYFSATGQRWGNPLYKWSLLEERGFDWWVARIRRSLALYDSIRLDHFRGFEAFWSISAEEETAINGHWVKAPGHALFHRLKEIFGDLPFIAEDLGLITPEVDELREYFGMPGMRILQFGFADRGGHLYLPHRMVPNTVVYTGTHDNNTTLGWWRDDATPTERANVQTYLHPIEHDGQIVWAMIKAASSSVASTCIFPLQDVLHLGSEGRMNVPSAPTGNWAWRYRRDALHPDFSAQLAAITEMTDRDGYQEPIEGEAAGKPTDKASLRLVESPQL comes from the coding sequence TTGACCCCAGAGCGCGTTTCAGGTGTCCTTTGCCACATCACCAGCTTGCCGTCCTATGGCGGCGTTGGCGACTTCGGTCCGGCAGCCTATGAGTTTGTCGACTTTCTTGCAACCTCCAAGCAGCGCCTTTGGCAGGTGCTTCCACTCTCACCCACGGGCTACGGCTCCTCCCCGTACTCGGCGCTCTCAGCCTTTGCGGGGAACTACCAACTCATCTCGCTGGAGCACCTCGTACGCGATGGCTACCTGACATTCGACCGCATCGAAGGCCTGCCTGGCCACGATGGCGACTGTGACTTTGGCGCAGCCTTCGAGCGCAAGCTGCCTCTTATCGAAGAAGCCGCAAGTAACTTCCTCGACCATGCCAGCGAGGAGGCCCGCCACTGTTTCCAACGTTTCACGCAGGACAACATCTCCTGGCTGACCGACTATGCGATGTTCAGCGTCCTGCGCCGCCGTTTTGGCTACAAGAGCTGGAACGAGTGGCCCGATGAGTTCTGCCTGCGCAAAGCCGACAGTCTGACGCAGTTGATGAACGACTCCAGCCGCGAACTGGCTGTCGAACAGGTCATTCAGTACTTCTTTGACGAGCAGTGGAGCGCGCTCCGTCGATACTGCGCACAGAAAGACGTTCGCATCCTCGGCGACGTCGCTATCTTTGTTTCCTACGACTCCGCTGACGTCTGGACACACCCCGAGATCTTCGAACTCGACGAGAAGCGCAACCCGACCCGCGTCTCCGGCGTTCCGCCTGACTACTTCTCTGCCACCGGCCAGCGCTGGGGCAATCCACTCTACAAGTGGAGCCTGCTCGAAGAGCGGGGCTTCGACTGGTGGGTCGCGCGCATCCGTCGCTCGCTTGCGCTTTATGACTCCATTCGTCTCGATCACTTCCGCGGCTTTGAGGCCTTCTGGTCAATATCCGCCGAAGAGGAAACTGCGATCAACGGCCACTGGGTCAAAGCCCCTGGCCACGCGCTCTTCCATCGCCTCAAAGAGATCTTCGGGGACCTGCCGTTCATCGCCGAAGACCTTGGCCTCATCACACCTGAGGTCGACGAACTTCGCGAGTACTTTGGCATGCCGGGCATGCGCATCCTGCAGTTTGGCTTCGCTGACCGCGGCGGTCATTTATATCTGCCGCACCGCATGGTGCCGAATACCGTTGTCTATACCGGCACACACGACAACAACACCACGCTTGGGTGGTGGCGCGACGATGCCACACCTACAGAGCGTGCCAATGTCCAGACGTACCTTCATCCGATCGAGCATGATGGGCAGATTGTCTGGGCGATGATCAAAGCTGCGTCGTCCTCCGTCGCCAGCACCTGTATCTTCCCGCTGCAGGACGTTCTCCACCTCGGCTCTGAAGGCCGCATGAACGTGCCCTCCGCGCCGACAGGGAACTGGGCCTGGCGGTATCGCCGCGATGCGTTGCACCCCGATTTCTCCGCTCAACTCGCCGCCATTACGGAGATGACAGACCGCGACGGCTATCAGGAGCCTATTGAAGGCGAGGCTGCAGGCAAACCGACCGACAAGGCTTCCTTGCGGCTTGTCGAAAGCCCGCAGCTCTAA
- a CDS encoding 3-hydroxyacyl-CoA dehydrogenase NAD-binding domain-containing protein, protein MAITKVAVIGAGTAGRAFALRCAQAGFSVVLEDVMPAKLRRAQDEYAEVGISSIRFALTVEDAVQNADLAIDFVPDDLESKLEIFSLLDRMAPPRTILLTPTAQLSITDLASCTYRAGNCVGLRAENGDLLGSPVLILRSRFAEVEVLQDVLAFAIQLGLNAELSADIEQPQLMKNVLRPEL, encoded by the coding sequence ATGGCAATCACTAAAGTCGCCGTCATCGGCGCTGGAACAGCTGGCCGCGCCTTCGCTTTGCGATGTGCGCAGGCCGGCTTTTCCGTTGTTCTCGAAGACGTCATGCCCGCGAAACTTCGCCGTGCGCAGGACGAGTACGCCGAAGTGGGCATCAGCAGCATCCGCTTCGCCCTCACGGTCGAAGACGCGGTTCAGAACGCTGATCTTGCCATTGACTTCGTCCCTGATGACCTCGAATCGAAGTTGGAAATTTTCTCGCTACTCGATCGCATGGCGCCGCCGCGCACGATACTGCTCACGCCGACCGCACAGCTCAGCATCACCGACCTTGCAAGCTGCACCTACCGTGCAGGGAACTGCGTAGGCCTCCGTGCCGAAAATGGCGATCTGCTGGGCTCGCCCGTACTCATTTTGCGCTCGCGCTTTGCAGAGGTTGAGGTGTTGCAGGATGTGCTCGCATTTGCGATCCAGCTTGGCCTCAATGCAGAACTCTCCGCAGATATAGAACAGCCGCAACTCATGAAGAATGTGCTTCGGCCGGAGCTTTAG
- a CDS encoding M1 family aminopeptidase, protein MIKRFAMLLTFAFAGTSGVFAAVPSRAQIDVTGYVIHADLDPANGRLTATAAVTFTTLDDLNSVVFGLNNGLQVTSVTDSSNAVLTPQRNAADSTVSIALATPLAKGSTVTWTFTYAGAPNATTSPVAGIKFVEVKDPISVLLYPGRWFPIALPGLYTDRFTAETHITVPKDERVVGSGFVSRKPADAPDRMEYTFNWTKPGFPGTLVAGKFLAPVTPPGVPNVKVYTTEANKEKAQNLGSNTLKAFEFLSNAFGPAESGKLEVVELPADSVSSNWGPEVVALRPAASQRLTTNMVAHQWWGSMVSPQTLGDAWITNGMCRYSELLYLEDQNGKSALQAAVQDSSAAALAYDTDPLTTLGRSDPFSPQFQDATYDKGAMVFHMLRWEMGDDVFLKFLRNTLTQFTDKPVRTSQVQRVAEDSSNLQLTAFFSQWLDGTGAPEFTNNYSVFRLGKNKGFRTVGSVTQDLDLFSMPVQLRVETEGKTEDRRVDLAGTDAKYSIETFGRPRRIIIDPENWLLKSSPDLSVKIAVLRGQQDVAQGDLSGAIAEYQKALKDNRGSSLANYRLAEIFLMQRNYQSAANSFRDALRGDGDPKWTEVWCHVNLGKIFDITGQRERAVNEYRQAIQTNDNTQGAINEARAYSQKPYKPAAEND, encoded by the coding sequence ATGATCAAGCGTTTTGCCATGCTGTTGACCTTCGCGTTTGCCGGGACGAGCGGCGTCTTTGCGGCTGTGCCCTCTCGCGCACAGATTGATGTGACCGGGTACGTGATTCATGCCGACCTGGACCCCGCCAACGGCCGTCTGACCGCAACCGCCGCCGTCACGTTCACGACGCTGGACGACCTGAACTCCGTTGTCTTTGGGCTGAACAACGGTCTGCAGGTAACGAGCGTGACAGATAGCTCCAACGCGGTCTTGACACCACAGCGCAACGCGGCGGACTCAACCGTGAGCATCGCTCTGGCGACCCCGCTGGCGAAGGGCTCCACGGTGACGTGGACGTTCACCTATGCAGGCGCACCGAACGCGACGACCAGCCCGGTGGCGGGCATCAAGTTTGTGGAAGTGAAAGACCCTATCAGCGTACTGCTCTATCCGGGGCGCTGGTTCCCTATCGCCCTGCCGGGCCTCTATACCGACCGCTTTACCGCAGAAACGCACATTACGGTGCCAAAGGATGAGCGCGTGGTGGGCTCGGGCTTCGTTTCGCGGAAACCCGCAGACGCGCCTGATCGCATGGAGTACACCTTCAACTGGACGAAGCCGGGCTTTCCGGGAACGCTGGTGGCAGGTAAGTTTCTGGCTCCGGTAACACCTCCCGGTGTGCCGAACGTGAAGGTCTACACGACGGAAGCAAACAAGGAGAAGGCGCAGAACCTTGGCAGCAATACACTGAAGGCGTTTGAGTTCCTAAGCAACGCGTTCGGTCCTGCAGAGTCAGGCAAGCTGGAGGTCGTGGAACTCCCCGCAGACTCGGTTTCGTCGAACTGGGGACCGGAGGTAGTGGCGCTTCGTCCCGCCGCCAGCCAGAGGCTGACCACGAACATGGTCGCGCACCAGTGGTGGGGCTCGATGGTGTCGCCGCAGACGCTGGGCGATGCGTGGATCACGAACGGGATGTGCCGTTACTCAGAGCTGCTTTATCTGGAAGACCAGAACGGCAAGTCGGCGCTGCAGGCGGCCGTGCAGGACTCTTCCGCCGCCGCGCTGGCGTACGACACCGATCCGCTGACGACGCTGGGACGCAGCGACCCGTTCTCGCCGCAGTTTCAGGACGCGACCTATGACAAGGGCGCGATGGTCTTCCACATGCTGCGTTGGGAAATGGGCGATGACGTCTTCCTGAAGTTTCTACGCAACACGCTGACACAGTTCACCGATAAGCCTGTACGTACATCGCAAGTACAGCGCGTGGCGGAGGACAGCTCCAACCTGCAGCTAACGGCGTTCTTCTCGCAGTGGCTGGATGGCACGGGAGCGCCGGAGTTTACGAACAACTACTCGGTCTTTCGGCTGGGCAAGAACAAGGGCTTCCGTACAGTTGGAAGCGTGACGCAGGACCTCGACCTGTTTTCGATGCCGGTGCAGTTGCGCGTGGAGACCGAGGGCAAGACGGAGGACCGTCGCGTTGATCTGGCAGGCACAGACGCGAAGTACTCGATTGAGACCTTCGGCAGGCCGCGGCGAATCATCATTGACCCGGAGAACTGGCTGTTGAAGAGCTCGCCGGACCTGAGTGTGAAGATTGCCGTGCTGCGCGGGCAGCAAGATGTGGCACAGGGCGACCTGAGCGGCGCCATTGCCGAGTACCAAAAGGCGCTGAAGGACAATCGCGGCTCGTCGCTGGCGAATTACCGGCTGGCGGAGATCTTCCTGATGCAGCGCAACTACCAGTCGGCGGCGAACAGCTTCCGCGATGCTCTACGTGGGGATGGCGATCCCAAGTGGACGGAGGTTTGGTGCCACGTGAACCTCGGCAAGATCTTCGACATTACCGGCCAGCGCGAGCGCGCGGTGAACGAGTATCGCCAGGCGATTCAGACCAACGACAATACCCAGGGCGCGATCAACGAAGCACGAGCGTACTCGCAGAAGCCGTACAAGCCAGCCGCAGAGAACGACTAG
- a CDS encoding lipid-A-disaccharide synthase: protein MSKQAPRIFISAGEASGDAYGAAILRELAQRMPAVSFSGLGGAQMEAAGQQRIVRAEDVAVMGVTEILRHIPHIYASYRKLVRHIREQKPDVAVLIDFPDVNFRLAKHLHRVGVPVIWFVSPQLWAWKRGRLRWVQERVSRMMVIFPFEETFYRARGVEAEFVGHPLTELPPVTSTREEYAERFGLDPEKMWIALLPGSRWKEIRANLPALHELAMSDFIAAAASGTTFTGNDLHTPSQPAAATQFEFLLPVASTIRPDDLRAYITELNREHLRYFGPEAAAVRLTLVPDAREAMTHARASVVASGTATVLAALVGNPFVVVYKVSSLTFALAKQLVEYPAEMRTPLDEVGNLPVAMANLIAGYRLVPELLQKRFTAQRVAQELAPLLVEGAPRERQLHGLAGVRQSLTTTGRSATERVADAVVRALGLASG from the coding sequence TTGAGCAAGCAAGCACCGCGCATCTTTATTTCCGCCGGAGAGGCCTCGGGCGACGCCTATGGCGCTGCGATACTCCGTGAACTGGCACAGCGGATGCCTGCAGTGTCGTTCAGCGGGCTGGGCGGCGCGCAGATGGAAGCCGCGGGCCAGCAGCGCATCGTCCGCGCGGAAGACGTCGCCGTGATGGGCGTGACGGAGATTCTGCGGCATATTCCGCACATCTACGCGAGCTATCGGAAGCTGGTGCGGCATATCCGCGAGCAGAAACCGGACGTCGCCGTGCTGATCGACTTCCCGGACGTAAACTTCCGGCTGGCGAAGCACCTGCACCGCGTGGGCGTTCCGGTGATCTGGTTCGTCAGCCCCCAGCTCTGGGCCTGGAAGCGCGGACGGCTGCGCTGGGTGCAGGAACGCGTCTCGCGGATGATGGTGATCTTTCCCTTTGAGGAGACGTTCTATCGCGCGCGAGGCGTAGAAGCGGAGTTCGTAGGGCATCCGCTCACGGAGCTGCCACCTGTGACCAGCACGCGCGAGGAGTACGCCGAGCGGTTCGGGCTGGATCCCGAAAAGATGTGGATTGCGCTTCTGCCAGGGTCGCGGTGGAAAGAGATTCGTGCCAATCTGCCTGCGCTGCATGAGCTGGCCATGAGCGACTTCATCGCCGCGGCGGCTTCCGGTACGACGTTTACGGGCAACGATCTGCACACGCCGTCGCAACCTGCAGCGGCGACGCAGTTCGAGTTCCTGCTACCCGTAGCTTCGACGATCAGGCCCGATGACCTGCGCGCGTACATCACCGAGTTGAACCGCGAGCACCTGCGGTACTTCGGGCCGGAGGCTGCGGCCGTACGACTGACGCTGGTTCCGGATGCTCGCGAAGCGATGACCCATGCGCGGGCCTCCGTCGTCGCCAGCGGCACGGCGACAGTTTTGGCAGCTCTGGTTGGCAACCCGTTCGTGGTGGTCTACAAGGTGTCGTCGCTAACGTTTGCCCTGGCGAAGCAGTTGGTGGAGTACCCCGCCGAGATGCGGACGCCGCTGGACGAAGTGGGTAACCTGCCAGTCGCAATGGCGAACCTGATCGCGGGTTACCGACTGGTACCCGAGCTATTGCAGAAGCGGTTTACGGCGCAACGCGTGGCACAGGAGCTGGCTCCTCTGCTGGTTGAAGGCGCACCCCGCGAACGTCAGCTCCACGGGCTGGCGGGAGTGCGGCAGAGCCTGACCACGACCGGCCGCAGCGCCACCGAGCGCGTCGCCGATGCAGTGGTCCGGGCACTTGGACTGGCCAGCGGGTAA